One region of Scomber scombrus chromosome 10, fScoSco1.1, whole genome shotgun sequence genomic DNA includes:
- the LOC133987833 gene encoding glucose-induced degradation protein 8-B homolog, whose translation MSYAEKPDDITREEWMDKLNNVHIQRADMNRLIMNYLVTEGFKEAAEKFRMESGIEPSVDLDSLDERIKIREMILKGQIQDAIALINSLHPELLDTNRYLYFHLQQQHLIELIRLRETEAALEFAQSQLAEQGEESRECLTEMERTLALLAFDNPEESPFGDLLNMMQRQKIWSEVNQSVLDYENRESTPKLAKLLKLLLWAQNELDQKKVKYPKMTDLSKGTIEDPK comes from the exons ATGAGTTATGCAGAGAAGCCGGACGACATAACGAGGGAAGAGTGGATGGATAAACTCAACAATGTCCACATTCAGAGAGCTGATATGAACAGGCTCATCATGAACTACTTGGTGACAG AGGGCTTCAAGGAGGCAGCTGAGAAGTTCAGGATGGAGTCTGGTATAGAGCCCAGTGTAGACTTGGATTCCCTCGATGAAAGAATTAAGATCAGAGAGATGATCCTGAAGGGACAGATCCAGGATGCTATTGCACTCATCAACAGTCTGCATCCAGAACTGCTGGATACTAACCGTTACCTCTACTTTCACCTacag cagcagcatctgatTGAGCTGATTCGTTTGAGGGAGACCGAAGCTGCACTTGAATTTGCCCAGTCGCAGTTGGCAGAGCAGGGGGAGGAGAGCCGAGAATGtctgacagagatggagaggacATTGGCCCTGCTGGCATTTGACAACCCTGAGGAGTCACCTTTTGGAGATCTGCTCAATATGATGCAGAGACAAAAG ATATGGAGTGAAGTGAACCAGTCTGTGCTAGACTATGAAAACAGAGAGTCAACACCCAAGCTGGCCAAGCTCCTGAAGCTACTGCTGTGGGCTCAAAACGAACTGGACCAAAAGAAAGTGAAGTATCCCAAAATGACAGACCTCAGCAAGGGAACTATTGAAGACCCAAAATAA